The Saxibacter everestensis genome has a window encoding:
- a CDS encoding sugar phosphate isomerase/epimerase family protein, translated as MTAPMQISVQLYTVREAMERDVAETLHRIAGLGYTNVEPYGILDILDELVSGLAVNNLKAPSVHAPLLSGDQATLFSAAEKLGAQIVIDPFVGQENWTSLEGIREIAGGLNAAARAGAKRGLTVGYHNHDWELSIKIDGRHALEVLVDYLDDQVILEIDTYWAIVGGANVPGLLARLGNRVQLVHLKDGDGSPDTKQQTALGDGSVDLPAVLEAARNVRYGVVELDDTKGDIFDALAASLRYLG; from the coding sequence ATGACAGCCCCGATGCAGATCTCGGTTCAGCTCTATACCGTGCGGGAGGCGATGGAACGGGATGTTGCCGAAACCCTGCACCGGATCGCGGGACTCGGCTACACAAATGTCGAACCCTACGGAATCCTCGACATTCTGGATGAGCTGGTTTCCGGTCTGGCCGTGAACAACCTGAAGGCACCCTCTGTGCACGCCCCGCTCCTGTCGGGAGACCAGGCGACCCTGTTCTCAGCCGCCGAAAAGCTCGGAGCGCAGATCGTCATCGATCCTTTCGTTGGCCAGGAGAACTGGACCAGCCTGGAGGGTATTCGAGAAATCGCCGGGGGCCTGAATGCAGCGGCACGTGCCGGTGCGAAGCGGGGCCTGACGGTCGGCTACCACAACCACGACTGGGAACTCAGCATAAAAATTGACGGCCGCCATGCGCTTGAGGTGCTCGTCGACTATCTGGACGATCAGGTCATTCTGGAGATCGACACTTATTGGGCGATCGTCGGCGGCGCAAACGTTCCCGGACTGCTCGCCCGCCTCGGCAACCGCGTGCAGCTTGTGCATCTCAAGGATGGAGACGGCAGTCCCGACACAAAACAGCAAACGGCGCTCGGCGATGGTTCCGTCGACCTGCCTGCTGTGCTCGAGGCAGCTAGGAACGTCCGGTACGGAGTCGTCGAGCTGGATGACACCAAGGGCGACATCTTCGACGCGCTCGCAGCATCGCTTCGATATCTCGGCTAA
- the xylB gene encoding xylulokinase, whose product MSTVVGVDSSTQSCKVLAVEAETGEVRSSGVAAHPDGTAIDPRVWSTALHEAWDGAGIRSLGTQVIGAGVAAQQHGMVALDDRDRPVFDALLWNDTRSAGQADRMREELGNEAWLEATNLVPVASFTITKLAWLAENKPELAERVARVVLPHDWLNHELTGKYSTDRSEASGTGYFSPLSNRYQPKLLEQYFGRVPELPKVLGSHEAAGSLLAGWGNDAAIVSPGAGDNAAAALGLGLENGEVVVSIGTSGTVFTTSPIPAHDPTGAVAGFADATGNHLPLLATLNAARVMFAGAAMLDVDLQTFDRLARDAAPDAEGLTLLPYLDGERTPNLPNASGTLLGLTRSNMTAGNVARASVLGVLNSLADGLESLRGHGIDVRKVLLIGGGSKSRSLRAAAASIFGVPVEVPAIREYVALGAARQAAWTAHGEFPDWRREIDASYQPEGDWGAEVRARYVAARQRVYGV is encoded by the coding sequence ATGAGCACAGTCGTCGGCGTGGATTCCTCCACGCAATCGTGCAAAGTCCTGGCGGTTGAGGCCGAAACCGGCGAGGTCAGGTCATCCGGCGTGGCCGCCCATCCCGACGGCACCGCAATCGACCCACGGGTCTGGTCCACGGCCCTGCATGAGGCTTGGGATGGCGCCGGAATTCGTTCCCTCGGCACGCAGGTGATCGGCGCCGGAGTCGCCGCCCAGCAGCACGGCATGGTCGCCCTGGACGACCGCGACCGGCCGGTCTTCGACGCCCTGCTGTGGAACGACACTCGCAGCGCAGGCCAGGCCGATCGAATGCGGGAAGAACTGGGCAACGAGGCCTGGTTGGAGGCGACAAACCTGGTTCCGGTCGCCTCATTCACAATCACCAAGCTGGCCTGGCTCGCAGAGAACAAACCGGAACTGGCCGAGCGGGTAGCCCGGGTCGTGCTACCCCACGACTGGCTCAACCACGAGTTGACCGGGAAATACAGCACAGATCGCAGCGAGGCGTCCGGCACCGGCTACTTTTCTCCGCTGAGCAACCGCTACCAGCCGAAGCTGTTGGAACAGTACTTCGGGCGAGTTCCGGAACTGCCGAAAGTGCTTGGCAGTCACGAGGCTGCCGGCTCACTTCTGGCCGGCTGGGGCAACGACGCGGCAATCGTATCTCCGGGCGCAGGAGATAATGCCGCGGCCGCACTCGGACTGGGCCTGGAGAACGGTGAAGTCGTTGTTTCGATAGGCACCTCAGGCACGGTCTTCACCACTTCGCCAATCCCGGCACACGATCCGACAGGTGCGGTTGCTGGCTTCGCCGACGCGACCGGAAATCATCTGCCATTGCTGGCGACATTGAACGCGGCGCGGGTGATGTTTGCCGGCGCGGCAATGCTCGATGTCGACCTGCAGACCTTCGACCGGCTTGCGCGTGACGCCGCTCCGGATGCCGAGGGCCTTACCCTGCTGCCGTACCTGGATGGCGAGCGCACGCCGAATCTGCCGAACGCGTCGGGGACACTTCTCGGCCTGACCCGGTCGAACATGACAGCCGGGAATGTGGCTCGTGCCTCGGTGCTCGGGGTGCTGAACTCGTTGGCGGACGGCCTGGAAAGCCTGCGCGGGCACGGGATCGACGTGCGGAAGGTGCTGTTGATCGGCGGAGGGTCGAAATCCCGGTCACTGCGGGCCGCCGCCGCATCGATATTTGGTGTGCCGGTAGAAGTGCCGGCGATAAGGGAGTACGTCGCGCTCGGGGCGGCCCGCCAGGCTGCCTGGACGGCGCACGGCGAATTCCCCGACTGGCGACGTGAAATCGACGCAAGTTATCAGCCTGAGGGTGACTGGGGCGCCGAGGTGCGGGCACGCTATGTCGCCGCGCGCCAACGGGTCTACGGCGTCTGA
- a CDS encoding sugar phosphate isomerase/epimerase family protein, giving the protein MGRPYTLFTGQWADLSFEEVAQLAAGWGYDGLEIACGPHFDPRRAALDDEYLRSRLDILDRNGLRVYAISNHLTGQAVCDNPIDFRHKAIVPTAVWGDGEPEGVRRRAAEELKDTARAAQRLGVKTVVGFTGSSIWPYVAMFPPVPGEVIDAGFADFAERWNPILDVFDDCGVRFAHEVHPSEIAYDFWTTRRALDAIGNREAFGLNWDPSHFIWQDIDPVSFITDFADRIYHVDCKDIRVRITGRNTRLGSHLAWGDPRRGWDFVSAGRGDVPWEDCFRALTAIGYQGPISIEWEDAGMDRLFGAPEALAHMRKFDFPTSTQSFDAAFSTKGD; this is encoded by the coding sequence ATGGGACGTCCGTACACGCTATTCACCGGCCAATGGGCAGATCTGTCGTTCGAAGAGGTTGCTCAACTCGCCGCGGGTTGGGGCTACGACGGGCTGGAGATTGCCTGCGGACCGCACTTCGACCCGCGCAGAGCGGCTCTTGATGACGAGTACCTCCGATCGCGGCTTGACATCCTGGACCGGAACGGGCTGCGAGTGTATGCCATTTCGAACCACCTGACCGGGCAGGCGGTATGCGACAACCCGATCGACTTTCGGCACAAGGCAATCGTGCCGACCGCCGTTTGGGGCGATGGCGAACCGGAGGGGGTCCGCCGACGCGCGGCCGAAGAACTCAAGGACACTGCGAGGGCTGCACAGCGACTAGGGGTCAAGACTGTCGTCGGGTTTACCGGCTCGTCCATTTGGCCGTACGTCGCGATGTTCCCGCCGGTGCCAGGCGAAGTGATCGATGCAGGTTTCGCTGACTTCGCCGAGCGCTGGAACCCAATTCTTGACGTGTTCGACGATTGCGGGGTCCGCTTCGCCCATGAGGTGCATCCGTCCGAAATCGCCTACGATTTCTGGACCACTCGCCGCGCACTGGATGCCATCGGCAACCGGGAAGCGTTCGGACTGAACTGGGATCCCTCGCATTTCATCTGGCAGGATATCGACCCGGTTTCGTTCATCACTGACTTTGCCGACCGGATATATCACGTTGACTGCAAGGACATCCGGGTGCGGATCACCGGCCGCAATACCCGACTGGGTTCTCATTTGGCTTGGGGTGACCCACGGCGCGGCTGGGATTTCGTCTCCGCTGGCCGGGGAGACGTGCCGTGGGAGGACTGCTTCCGGGCGCTCACTGCAATCGGTTACCAGGGACCGATCTCGATTGAGTGGGAGGATGCCGGCATGGACCGCCTGTTCGGTGCGCCTGAGGCGCTGGCGCACATGCGCAAGTTCGACTTTCCCACCTCGACACAGAGCTTCGACGCCGCTTTTAGCACTAAGGGCGACTGA
- a CDS encoding sugar phosphate isomerase/epimerase family protein, which produces MPTTPEYGVDLITFYDPSFWGVNSYDEIMEIRHKNPVQIWTTIFDALSEAGITAIEMTFPPADVSSALDAFGSAEGFKTELQRRGLKLKSSFHMGSGWGPGGDRNAEVAKAVEHATFLAEAGGDTLVVGPPMRKSRDANPPLFIDHAFASAVADTAHAVGNATLRLGVKTALHTEAHSMFCTRRDIDLLLGLTDPEYVFFCPDTAHITLAGGNPIDAVVAHSERVVIAHWKDAVGPMPAGLPIEGEKIHELHQGYMCTLGEGVVDWDRWITLYDKTQGSDVRLLELDAVADPIKEMKAAKAFVENASAQNAASGSSPGQASQAHEKRS; this is translated from the coding sequence ATGCCCACTACACCTGAATATGGCGTCGACCTGATCACGTTCTACGATCCGTCATTCTGGGGCGTGAACAGCTATGACGAGATCATGGAGATACGGCACAAGAACCCGGTGCAGATTTGGACCACGATCTTCGATGCCCTGTCCGAAGCAGGCATAACCGCTATCGAGATGACCTTTCCGCCTGCCGATGTCAGCTCCGCACTGGACGCTTTCGGTTCCGCCGAGGGTTTCAAGACGGAACTTCAGCGGCGGGGGCTGAAGCTCAAGAGTAGTTTCCATATGGGCTCCGGCTGGGGGCCAGGCGGCGATCGTAACGCAGAGGTCGCCAAGGCGGTAGAACATGCAACTTTCCTAGCCGAAGCCGGCGGAGACACCCTCGTGGTCGGGCCGCCGATGCGGAAGTCACGCGATGCGAATCCGCCGCTGTTCATCGATCATGCGTTCGCCAGCGCGGTGGCAGATACCGCTCACGCGGTCGGGAACGCTACTTTGCGACTCGGAGTGAAGACCGCCCTGCACACGGAAGCACATTCCATGTTCTGCACCCGCCGTGACATCGATCTGTTGCTTGGGCTTACCGACCCGGAGTACGTCTTCTTCTGCCCGGATACCGCACACATCACCCTGGCCGGCGGAAATCCGATCGACGCAGTAGTCGCCCATTCCGAGCGAGTGGTCATTGCGCACTGGAAGGACGCGGTCGGTCCAATGCCCGCAGGCCTTCCAATCGAAGGCGAAAAAATTCACGAACTGCACCAGGGATACATGTGCACCCTCGGAGAAGGGGTCGTGGATTGGGACCGCTGGATCACCCTGTACGACAAGACTCAGGGCAGCGATGTGCGGCTCCTTGAGCTTGACGCGGTCGCCGACCCCATCAAGGAAATGAAGGCAGCGAAAGCCTTTGTGGAGAACGCCAGCGCACAGAACGCGGCGAGCGGATCATCGCCCGGCCAAGCATCACAGGCACACGAAAAGCGGAGTTGA
- a CDS encoding Gfo/Idh/MocA family protein — translation MKYTSETPAGIGIIGCGNISQRYIEGMARFPEIKLLGCADLITELAEKAAAGAGVKAYSSIEELLADPAIDIVVNITPPVAHAPVTIAALNAGKNVYVEKPIAVTLSASEGMIEEAQSSGKLLGSAPDTFLGSAGQTARAAIDSGVIGEPIGAVAFVTHSKAETWHPNPTFLFQPGGGPALDMGPYYITTLVNSLGPVASVSGFSRVGAPLRTVTAPDRQVDSIEVNTPTHAGATLKFDSGAIATLMLSFDAWDTHLPFIEIYGHRGTLSVPDPNQFDGVVSVRLHNDEEWRTLNPVVPVSGEPDTDVQMLRGAGVADLVGALNGLPHRASADLAHHVLEVLEAIETSSQTETVIHINSRVGRPAPCPTSEEV, via the coding sequence ATGAAGTACACATCAGAAACCCCCGCCGGAATCGGAATTATCGGTTGCGGAAATATCTCCCAGCGCTATATCGAGGGGATGGCCCGGTTCCCTGAAATCAAACTGCTCGGCTGTGCCGACCTCATCACCGAACTGGCCGAGAAGGCCGCAGCAGGGGCCGGGGTGAAAGCGTACTCATCGATTGAGGAGCTCCTCGCGGATCCCGCTATCGACATCGTGGTGAACATAACTCCACCAGTCGCACACGCTCCGGTAACGATCGCAGCCCTGAACGCCGGCAAGAACGTCTACGTGGAAAAACCCATCGCGGTCACTCTGTCCGCCAGCGAGGGGATGATTGAGGAGGCGCAGTCGTCAGGCAAGCTGCTCGGATCCGCCCCTGATACCTTTCTCGGCAGCGCGGGGCAGACTGCGCGGGCGGCAATCGATTCAGGAGTAATCGGCGAACCGATCGGTGCGGTCGCGTTTGTCACCCATTCCAAGGCTGAAACGTGGCACCCCAACCCAACCTTCCTCTTTCAGCCTGGTGGCGGTCCCGCACTGGACATGGGTCCTTACTACATCACCACACTCGTAAACTCGCTGGGCCCCGTGGCCAGTGTGAGCGGCTTCAGTCGGGTGGGTGCGCCCTTGAGGACCGTCACTGCACCCGACCGTCAGGTTGACTCGATTGAGGTAAATACCCCAACTCACGCGGGAGCGACCTTGAAGTTCGACTCTGGCGCTATTGCCACTCTCATGCTCAGTTTTGACGCCTGGGATACCCACCTTCCATTCATCGAGATCTACGGGCATCGCGGCACACTGAGCGTTCCCGACCCCAATCAGTTCGACGGAGTCGTCTCGGTACGTCTCCACAACGACGAGGAATGGCGGACGTTGAATCCGGTCGTTCCCGTATCGGGGGAACCTGACACGGATGTTCAGATGCTCCGCGGCGCAGGGGTGGCAGACCTCGTTGGAGCTTTGAATGGCCTACCGCATCGGGCAAGCGCAGATCTCGCGCACCATGTGCTCGAAGTGCTGGAGGCGATCGAGACTTCTAGCCAGACCGAAACCGTCATCCACATCAACAGCAGGGTCGGGCGTCCAGCCCCCTGCCCAACCAGCGAGGAAGTCTAA
- a CDS encoding ROK family transcriptional regulator, producing the protein MPALANPDSPHSAGPGALFQLLRNSQPRTRAELAELSGLARSTIALRVEQLLATGLVAPTTAAASSGGRPASRIGFNPESRIVLGADFGAHHVSAAITDLGGSILAEEKEALDIECGPLAAMTWLLTTTGKLLKAAGRNKQDLLGIGIGLPGPVEFKTGRPNNPPIMPGWDGFDVPGAVQEQYPVPVLVDNDVNIMAIGEHSVAYPHDSDLMFVKVATGIGAGIISGGHLQRGAQGTAGDLGHVRVPHGRDVTCRCGMTGCLEALASGPAILASLTEQRVIDQPSSDSLTQLIGSGNIAAIQAVRQAGRDIGQVLATCVSLLNPSTIVLGGGVALTGEHLIAGVREVVYGRSLPLATENLKIVLSEGKEQVGIIGASKLVIDHALTTETVNRMVSKNLAHAG; encoded by the coding sequence ATGCCAGCTCTCGCCAATCCCGATTCCCCGCACAGCGCCGGGCCCGGTGCACTATTCCAGCTATTGCGCAATAGCCAGCCGCGTACGCGGGCGGAGTTGGCGGAACTCTCCGGACTGGCCCGCTCCACCATCGCGCTGCGCGTCGAGCAGCTCCTGGCAACCGGCCTGGTGGCGCCGACCACGGCTGCCGCCTCCTCCGGCGGACGACCGGCCTCGCGGATCGGTTTCAACCCAGAATCCAGAATTGTGCTCGGCGCGGACTTCGGCGCCCACCACGTGAGTGCCGCGATCACAGACCTCGGCGGCTCGATTCTGGCCGAGGAGAAAGAAGCACTGGATATCGAGTGTGGTCCGCTGGCTGCGATGACCTGGCTTCTCACCACGACCGGAAAACTGCTCAAAGCGGCGGGCCGGAACAAGCAGGACCTGCTCGGTATCGGGATTGGCCTGCCCGGCCCGGTCGAGTTCAAGACCGGAAGGCCGAACAATCCGCCGATCATGCCGGGCTGGGATGGCTTCGACGTACCCGGTGCCGTTCAGGAGCAGTACCCGGTGCCGGTGCTTGTGGATAACGACGTCAACATCATGGCGATCGGTGAACATTCGGTCGCGTACCCGCACGACTCCGACCTGATGTTCGTCAAAGTGGCGACCGGCATCGGCGCCGGCATCATCAGCGGCGGCCACCTGCAGCGCGGCGCCCAGGGAACCGCCGGTGACCTCGGACATGTGCGGGTGCCACACGGCCGGGATGTGACCTGCCGGTGCGGCATGACCGGCTGCCTGGAGGCACTGGCAAGTGGCCCGGCAATCCTGGCCTCACTGACCGAACAGCGGGTTATCGATCAGCCCTCGTCCGATTCACTTACCCAGCTGATCGGCTCCGGAAATATCGCCGCAATCCAGGCCGTGCGCCAGGCCGGCCGCGACATCGGCCAGGTGCTGGCCACCTGCGTCAGCCTGCTGAACCCGTCCACCATCGTGCTCGGCGGCGGTGTTGCGCTCACCGGCGAGCACCTGATCGCCGGCGTTCGCGAGGTGGTTTACGGCCGTTCCCTACCCTTGGCGACGGAGAACCTGAAGATCGTACTTTCAGAGGGCAAGGAACAGGTCGGCATCATCGGGGCTAGCAAACTGGTCATCGACCATGCGCTGACCACGGAAACCGTCAACCGGATGGTGAGCAAGAACCTGGCCCACGCGGGCTGA
- a CDS encoding ABC transporter substrate-binding protein, whose translation MFAYLAVPAAALALVLSGCATEEQASGGATGGTDLDAKLVDAAQAKAKEIMGDEQLDGSISIIGDNSGTEGALIEAFYKPFTEATGVKINYTGSADSLSLIQSRVASGSPPDLVTSSPGVMAEYSRSHKLLNLSSLMGDDLKKNYSASVLDTASIDGSVYGVYQGFNNYMMWFNPEEYTGPKAGSSWQDVADWTEKKAADGTPTWCNAQGSGASSGWPGEAFIETLFAKKYGPALTEEWGTGKLSWTSPQVKDAWQMFGAIAAKDANVAGGVKGSLTQDIGTGSNGLVTDPPTCQAEVWGSWTSGLITSSAEGVKPGENLDFMRVPASEPKFENTESYSATVTYAFKDSPEVRAFARYIASTEAQTLLASADHWPVSNINVPVSTYKDPLLQKMAKTYFTDDVELAAGPANLAKTAVLTQADKGVMSYLQDPSKLDEILQSIQKVQEGKS comes from the coding sequence TTGTTCGCGTACCTCGCAGTTCCGGCAGCAGCCCTGGCGCTTGTCCTCAGCGGCTGTGCCACCGAGGAACAGGCCAGCGGGGGAGCGACGGGTGGCACGGACCTGGACGCGAAACTCGTTGATGCTGCCCAAGCCAAAGCTAAAGAAATCATGGGCGACGAGCAGCTGGACGGATCGATCTCGATCATCGGCGATAACAGCGGCACCGAAGGTGCCCTGATCGAGGCCTTCTACAAGCCGTTCACCGAAGCGACCGGGGTGAAGATCAACTACACGGGCAGCGCCGACTCTCTGAGCCTCATCCAATCGCGCGTCGCATCCGGCAGCCCGCCCGATCTCGTGACGTCATCACCGGGCGTGATGGCCGAGTATTCCCGTAGTCACAAGCTGCTCAATCTCAGCAGCTTAATGGGCGACGACCTGAAAAAGAACTACAGCGCATCGGTGTTGGACACTGCTTCCATAGACGGATCGGTCTATGGCGTGTATCAGGGGTTCAACAACTACATGATGTGGTTCAATCCAGAGGAATACACCGGACCTAAGGCTGGCTCCTCCTGGCAGGACGTGGCTGACTGGACCGAGAAAAAGGCGGCTGACGGTACCCCGACGTGGTGCAATGCCCAGGGTTCCGGAGCGAGTAGCGGGTGGCCCGGCGAAGCGTTTATCGAAACGCTGTTCGCCAAGAAATACGGTCCTGCCCTGACTGAGGAGTGGGGTACGGGCAAACTCTCCTGGACCTCACCCCAGGTGAAGGATGCCTGGCAGATGTTCGGCGCGATCGCTGCCAAGGACGCCAATGTGGCCGGGGGCGTCAAGGGATCGCTGACTCAGGACATCGGAACCGGCTCAAATGGCTTGGTCACCGACCCGCCGACCTGCCAGGCTGAGGTATGGGGCAGCTGGACGAGCGGGTTGATCACAAGCTCGGCAGAAGGCGTCAAGCCGGGAGAGAACCTCGACTTCATGCGTGTGCCGGCGAGTGAACCGAAGTTCGAGAACACCGAGTCCTATTCAGCAACGGTCACCTACGCGTTCAAAGACTCACCGGAGGTTCGGGCGTTTGCGCGGTACATCGCCTCAACTGAAGCACAGACGTTGCTGGCGTCGGCGGACCACTGGCCGGTATCAAATATCAACGTTCCGGTCTCGACTTACAAAGACCCGCTCCTGCAGAAGATGGCCAAAACGTACTTCACTGACGACGTTGAGCTGGCCGCTGGTCCGGCCAACCTGGCGAAGACGGCCGTGCTCACCCAGGCGGACAAGGGCGTGATGTCGTATCTGCAAGATCCTTCGAAGCTCGATGAGATCTTGCAATCGATCCAGAAAGTGCAAGAGGGCAAGAGTTAG
- a CDS encoding sugar-binding transcriptional regulator — protein sequence MNQPGHEDRLASVARQYYLENQSKVDIGKAHGISRFQVARLLDEARNAGIVTIEIHPPSAGRPPDSEQLQQRLGLERIIVTPGRPAAGTGRDLLAQAVAEELTARASAGATIGISWSRTMDAAAERVSRLPACDLVQLAGALPVPGSGNSVELVQQLGRITGGETWPIWAPLVVDDSATAAGLRRQPEIASALRKADSLDVAVVAIGGWERQASTVWDTVGNKDRREASAAGAIAECSARLFDSTGSPVRTNLDSRVIGVTLEQLISTPTVIGVAHGAAAARGVLAAAQAGIITTLVADDELTAELSRTVEQRA from the coding sequence ATGAACCAACCCGGTCACGAGGACCGTCTGGCCAGCGTTGCCCGGCAGTACTACCTGGAGAACCAGTCCAAGGTCGACATCGGCAAGGCACACGGGATTTCCCGATTCCAGGTCGCCCGACTGCTCGACGAGGCGCGGAACGCCGGAATCGTCACGATCGAAATTCATCCACCGAGCGCCGGCCGACCGCCTGATTCCGAGCAGCTTCAGCAGCGGCTTGGCCTCGAACGAATTATCGTCACCCCCGGCAGGCCAGCAGCAGGGACCGGACGTGATCTGTTGGCGCAAGCGGTGGCCGAAGAGCTTACGGCTCGTGCCAGCGCCGGTGCAACGATCGGCATCTCCTGGTCGCGCACGATGGATGCCGCCGCCGAGCGGGTTTCCCGGCTGCCCGCGTGTGACCTGGTGCAACTTGCCGGGGCCCTTCCTGTTCCGGGAAGCGGAAACTCGGTGGAACTCGTCCAGCAACTCGGCCGGATCACCGGCGGCGAGACCTGGCCGATCTGGGCGCCGCTGGTGGTCGACGATTCGGCCACCGCTGCGGGCCTGCGCCGGCAGCCGGAAATCGCCTCAGCCCTCAGGAAGGCCGATTCACTCGACGTCGCCGTCGTTGCCATTGGCGGGTGGGAACGTCAGGCATCCACGGTCTGGGACACGGTCGGCAACAAGGACAGGCGCGAGGCCAGCGCGGCGGGCGCCATAGCGGAATGCTCGGCCCGGCTTTTCGACTCCACTGGCTCGCCGGTACGCACGAACCTCGACTCGCGGGTCATCGGGGTGACTCTCGAACAGCTGATAAGCACGCCAACCGTGATCGGCGTCGCTCACGGCGCAGCGGCGGCGCGGGGCGTCTTGGCCGCGGCGCAGGCCGGCATCATCACCACACTGGTCGCCGACGACGAGCTCACCGCCGAGTTGAGCCGCACCGTTGAGCAGAGAGCTTAA
- a CDS encoding carbohydrate ABC transporter permease, which yields MNAILSSAPALILIGAIAIPILVFAVLGTGEKIIEQLRPRSARKVRPWFWLLLPLALITLILIYPMIDTVVSAFRSSDGSAWVGLQNFAWAFAGSMLGVLGNNVIWLIVFPLGTLVLALIVAVLFDKVRYERFAMTLVVLPTAISFTAGSIIWRQVYDYKAAGSQTGLLNALWTLIPGNQPVPWLQTEVVNTLCLIIVAVWSSLGVAALILSAAVKNMPSELVEAARLDGANEWRIFFSVTLAHITPTLLVVATTEVIFALKIFDIVYVMTNGNFNTDTIANRMYFELFSARDLGHASAIAVILLIVAIPVVVVNIRQFRAEEGH from the coding sequence ATGAATGCGATACTTTCAAGCGCGCCAGCACTCATCCTCATTGGGGCGATAGCAATCCCCATCCTGGTCTTTGCGGTACTGGGGACGGGCGAGAAAATCATTGAACAACTCCGCCCACGTAGCGCTCGCAAGGTGCGCCCCTGGTTTTGGCTTTTGTTGCCGCTCGCGCTCATCACCCTCATCTTGATTTACCCGATGATCGACACTGTCGTCTCCGCGTTCCGCAGCAGTGACGGCTCGGCATGGGTCGGTCTGCAGAACTTTGCGTGGGCCTTCGCCGGCAGCATGCTGGGCGTGCTTGGAAATAACGTGATCTGGCTGATTGTGTTTCCACTCGGCACGCTAGTACTGGCACTAATAGTGGCGGTCCTGTTCGACAAAGTGCGGTATGAACGATTCGCGATGACCCTCGTGGTCCTGCCCACCGCGATTTCGTTCACCGCCGGCTCGATCATCTGGCGGCAGGTCTACGATTACAAGGCTGCGGGCTCGCAGACAGGCCTGCTCAACGCCCTCTGGACCTTGATTCCCGGCAACCAGCCGGTGCCATGGTTACAAACCGAAGTCGTTAATACGCTGTGCCTGATCATCGTCGCAGTTTGGTCGAGCCTGGGGGTCGCTGCACTGATCCTTTCTGCCGCAGTCAAGAATATGCCGAGCGAGTTGGTCGAAGCCGCGCGTCTTGATGGCGCTAACGAATGGCGCATTTTCTTCTCCGTCACGCTGGCGCACATCACCCCGACACTCCTGGTCGTAGCTACGACTGAGGTCATATTCGCGCTCAAGATCTTCGACATCGTCTACGTGATGACGAACGGGAATTTCAACACGGACACCATCGCCAACCGAATGTACTTTGAGCTCTTCTCGGCCAGAGACCTTGGGCACGCTAGTGCAATCGCGGTGATCCTGCTCATCGTGGCGATCCCTGTGGTGGTCGTCAACATCCGCCAATTCCGGGCTGAGGAAGGCCACTGA